From Epinephelus lanceolatus isolate andai-2023 chromosome 5, ASM4190304v1, whole genome shotgun sequence, the proteins below share one genomic window:
- the LOC117262518 gene encoding protein S100-G-like, with protein sequence MLRITQAVELLMQIFDKYTEREDVWNTLTERELVELVRKEYPEADKNSAEVDSILKKLDADSDGQVTFKKVFHIVKDSNLMSSTSEITQAMQLFKATFDDYAQKNKDKNRNVFTAAQRVS encoded by the exons ATGTTGAGGATCACACAGGCTGTAGAACTCCTAATGCAAATATTTGATAAGTACACTGAAAGAGAAGATGTCTGGAACACCCTGACCGAGCGAGAACTAGTTGAACTGGTCCGCAAAGAGTACCCTGAGGCA gacAAAAACTCAGCTGAAGTGGACAGTATCCTCAAAAAGCTTGATGCTGACAGTGATGGCCAAGTTACTTTCAAGAAGGTTTTCCATATTGTAAAAGACTCCAACCTAATGTCCA GCACATCAGAGATCACACAGGCAATGCAACTCTTCAAGGCTACCTTCGATGACTACGCTCAaaagaacaaagacaaaaatagaAATGTGTTTACTGCAGCACAAAGAGTTTCCTGA
- the LOC117261675 gene encoding uncharacterized protein LOC117261675 — translation MSKITQAIELLTKTVEKYIAREDVWETMTKKELADLLRKEYPEADSLFKKLDADGGSQVTFKEFVDIASDSKLMSSTTSDITKAMKLFKATFDNYAQKDSSKNTMNKSELCALLGKEFPSAPSAADVSRLLPQLDGDNGVISFNEFVTAVVLNFDV, via the exons ATGTCGAAGATCACACAGGCGATAGAACTCCTCACAAAAACTGTAGAGAAGTACATTGCAAGAGAAGATGTCTGGGAAACCATGACCAAGAAGGAACTTGCTGACCTGCTCCGCAAAGAGTACCCTGAGGCA gacAGTCTCTTCAAAAAGCTGGATGCTGATGGTGGTAGCCAAGTTACATTCAAGGAGTTTGTCGATATTGCATCAGACTCCAAACTGATGTCCA GCACCACGTCAGATATCACAAAGGCAATGAAACTCTTCAAGGCTACCTTCGATAACTACGCTCAAAAGGACTcaagcaaaaacacaatgaacaaATCAGAGCTGTGTGCGCTGCTCGGCAAAGAGTTTCCTAGCGCA cCCTCAGCCGCAGACGTTAGCCGTCTCCTCCCCCAGCTGGATGGCGATAACGGTGTTATTTCTTTCAACGAATTTGTCACTGCTGTTGTCTTAAACTTTGACGTGTGA